The Anopheles moucheti chromosome 3, idAnoMoucSN_F20_07, whole genome shotgun sequence genome contains the following window.
GTGATAATTCCGAAGGAAAACTGTAAACAAACTACCAAACACGGATTGTTGTGCATCAGAGACGCTGCTGATATTGCGGAAAGCATACGAAAACGCGCATTTGTACGCGTtatttataatataatataattagtaaatttttttgcttccaaaaTGGCGATTCAATTtgcttgggtttttttgttgtattgaCGGtcgatagaaaaaaatgtttcttttgaGCGACCACGGATAATCGAATGTGGTGCTGGTACGGATAAAACGAGTTTCGCATCGGGATAATGAATGGCCTGTCAACTGTTGGGGAAACAGCGAAGCCAGAAACTGTTTTCGTGAAGGATAAAGTAATTTTTTCTCTAAATATTATGATATTTATCGCTTATGAATTGTTTATATTAAACAGGACGAGTTAAGCCGTGCACTTAAACATAGAAAAAggattaatatttgtttggtGTATGATTTTGTTCTAGTTTCGTCGCCCCGCAGATAGTTGAGGAGTACAAAGTGACAAAATGAGTGCAAAGCGCATCAAACAGGAATCAACCTCCAAGAAAAGGTCAGCCCAGGAACCAATGCAGTTGCTGCTGAAGGAGGCTAAGCAAGAGAAGCTGGACATCGACGAGATGGAACTTATGACCGCGGGGTTGGAAGACGATGACGAAGGTGGATGTTACTTTGTAGACCAGAAGGGGAACTACTACTTCCAAGCCAGTGAAGATGCGGAATTAAGGGCGGTGGAAAACGGACCGTCCGAGTTTGACGCGTTGAATGGCGAACAGGGCAAGACTGAGGAGGAAGTCAGCTACGTCCTAATAATGAACGATGGTGACAACAAATCCACGATCGTAGTAAACAATACCGATGAGACGAGCCTGGAGGATGAGAAGGACAACGAGATTTACGATTTCGAAGATCCGGACTACATCTTGCCGGATCAGGAAACGGGCAAAAAGAACTCCACGCGAGGCAAGCGTGGCCAATCTAGCACGGGCTCGATGTACATGTGCAACTACTGTAACTACACCAGTAACAAGCTGTTCCTGCTGTCGCGGCATCTAAAAACTCACTCCGACGATCGGCCACACAAGTGTGTGGTGTGCGAGCGAGGATTCAAAACGCTAGCTTCCCTACAGAACCACgttaacacacacacgggcacCAAGCCGCATCGGTGCAAACATTGCGACAACTGTTTCACGACTTCGGGTGAACTTATACGGCACATCCGCTATCGGCATACACACGAGCGGCCACACAAATGCACGGAGTGTGACTACGCCAGTGTGGAGTTGAGCAAGCTGAAACGTCACATTCGTACGCATACCGGCGAAAAACCGTTCCAGTGCCCGCACTGCACGTACGCGTCCCCGGACAAGTTTAAGCTGACGAGGCACATGCGAATCCATACCGGTGAAAAGCCTTACTCCTGTGACGTTTGTTTTGCACGGTTCACGCAGTCCAATTCACTGAAGGCGCACAAAATGATACACCAAGGTGAGGAAACCTCCTTATCTCTACAAGGATCCACACTAGTTAGCCGTGCACTTATATCATTTCTTTGTATCTACTTCCAGTTGGCAACAAGCCAGTTTTCCAATGTAAACTATGCCCAACGACCTGCGGCCGCAAGACGGATCTACGCATTCATGTGCAGAATTTACACACCGCCGACAAACCGATCAAGTGTAAGCGCTGTGACAACACGTTCCCCGATCGGTACAGCTACAAAATACATGCGAAAACGCACGAAGGTGAAAAGTGCTACCGGTGCGACTACTGCCCGTACGCCTCGATATCGATGCGCCATCTGGAATCGCATCTGTTGCTTCACACGGATCAAAAACCGTACAAGTGCGATCAATGTGCGCAAACGTTCCGCCAGAAGCAGCTTCTGAAAAGGCACATCAACTACTATCACAACCCGGACTATGTTGCACCGACACCAAAAGTGAAGACGCATTCGTGTCCTAGCTGTGATCGATCGTTCCGACACAAGGGTAACCTCATCCGTCACATGGCACTGCATGATCCCGATTCGACGATGAGCAAGGAGCTCGAAGCGTTGCGCGAAGGGCGTCA
Protein-coding sequences here:
- the LOC128300718 gene encoding transcriptional repressor CTCFL-like, with translation MSAKRIKQESTSKKRSAQEPMQLLLKEAKQEKLDIDEMELMTAGLEDDDEGGCYFVDQKGNYYFQASEDAELRAVENGPSEFDALNGEQGKTEEEVSYVLIMNDGDNKSTIVVNNTDETSLEDEKDNEIYDFEDPDYILPDQETGKKNSTRGKRGQSSTGSMYMCNYCNYTSNKLFLLSRHLKTHSDDRPHKCVVCERGFKTLASLQNHVNTHTGTKPHRCKHCDNCFTTSGELIRHIRYRHTHERPHKCTECDYASVELSKLKRHIRTHTGEKPFQCPHCTYASPDKFKLTRHMRIHTGEKPYSCDVCFARFTQSNSLKAHKMIHQVGNKPVFQCKLCPTTCGRKTDLRIHVQNLHTADKPIKCKRCDNTFPDRYSYKIHAKTHEGEKCYRCDYCPYASISMRHLESHLLLHTDQKPYKCDQCAQTFRQKQLLKRHINYYHNPDYVAPTPKVKTHSCPSCDRSFRHKGNLIRHMALHDPDSTMSKELEALREGRQKKVQISFEDDMYKGEEDYEGEEDEDEEEEEDEEEEDDEDEEDEEEESSNTMQTSDVVTVEDEDGQYVVLEVIQLQDKDNKDADKIQKKRKGTKRKATVPATVLAQTSSKPTTSTSALAATSSRVTRSVKKEPTETISQPSDPTLNMDGINLVLVDGADGGDDIDDSHEIVIEQDSAGGSGDEFLLSTEDLQDTEMLMSSLQNAKRSRYDVTISQEELEKNMSNCFGFDEEDDDDLDTKATITLLN